CGCGCGCCAGGCGGCGTTGCGGCCGGCCTGGTCGCCGTCGAAGCAGAAGAGGATGTTCGGCACGATGCGGAACAGGCGCTTGATGTGTTCTTCGCTGGTGGCCGTGCCCAGGGTCGCCACCGCGTTGCGGATGCCCTGTTGCGCCAGGGCGATGACGTCCATGTAGCCTTCGACCACCATGATCTCGTCGAGATTCCGGGTGTTCTTCCGTGCCTCGTACAGGCCGTAGAGCTCCTGCCCTTTATGGAAGACCGGGGTTTCCGGCGAGTTCAGGTATTTCGGCTTGTCGTCGCCCAGCACCCGGCCGCCGAAGGCGATCACCCGGCCGCGGCTGTCGCGGATGGGGAAGATCACCCGGTCGCGGAAGCGGTCGTAGCGCTTGCCGCTGTCGGGGTTTTCCACCAGCAGGCCGGCGTCGAGCATGGCCTTGAGCTGCAGGTTGTCGCCGCCGAGGTTCTTCAGCAGGTTGTCCCAGCCTGGCGGGGCGAAGCCCAGGCCGAAGTCGCGGGCGATCTCGCCGGTGAGGCCGCGGCCCTTGAGGTACTCCACCGCGGCCTTGCGCGCCGGGTGGCTCTTGAGTGCCTGGCGGTAGAACTCGGCGGCGCCGGCCAGTAGTGGGTAGAGCGGCGAGTCGACCGGCTGGCGGGGTTTGTTGCCGCGCCGGCCTTCCTCGCGGGGCACGTCCATGCCGGCGCGCTTGGCCAGGTCCTCGACCGCCTGGACGAAGTCCAGCTGGTCGTGGTCCATGATGAAGCCGAGCGCGTTGCCGCCGGCGCCGCAGCCGAAGCAGTAGTAGAACTGCTTGTCCGGGCTGACGGTGAAGGAGGGGGTCTTTTCCTTGTGGAACGGGCAGCAGGCGCTGTAGTTCTTGCCGGTCTTCTTCAGCTGGATGCGCGAACTCACCACATCGAGAATGTCGGTGCGGTTGAGCAGGTCATCGATGAAGGATTGTGGAATCAGGCCGGCCATAGACTCATCGGGACGCAGGTTGGACCCAAGCATAGCGCGGGGCGGTGAGGCCGCGGGCGAGACTTGAGACTAAGCATGGGGCTTGAAAAGCAAAAACTCCGAAGTCCGCGAATGCGAATCGGAGTGGGGTGCCTTGTTTCAGGCACTCGCCCGGCGAGAGGGCCGGGCGATGCGGAAAGCGTGCGACGTAGCGCTGTAACTCAGTACAGGCGCTCGCGGCGGCGCTGTTCGCGCTGCACTTTCTTGGCGTGACGCTTGACGGCGGCAGCGGCCTTGCGCTTACGCTCGGCGGTCGGCTTTTCGTAGAATTCGCGGCTACGGACTTCGGCCAGTACGCCTGCTTTTTCGCAGGAGCGCTTGAAACGACGCAGAGCTACGTCGAAGGGTTCGTTCTCTTTAACTTTGACGGCGGGCATCCAGGTCGTACCTTCAATGATTACCGGAGGATTTATCGCGCTCCTGACGGTTGTTCGGAGTCGGCGGTTTTCAAGGGTTGCGGATATTAAACGTTCGGAAGGAGGAATGCAAAGCCTCCGATCGAAAAGCACTGGTCCGAAGCCCAGCCGGCGATTATGATGCGCGGCTTCAATTTTGCCCAGAGTAAAGGCTCAAACC
This Pseudomonas sp. ATCC 13867 DNA region includes the following protein-coding sequences:
- the rpsU gene encoding 30S ribosomal protein S21, coding for MPAVKVKENEPFDVALRRFKRSCEKAGVLAEVRSREFYEKPTAERKRKAAAAVKRHAKKVQREQRRRERLY